The nucleotide window GCGCGCGACGAGCTCGAAACCCGCCCGTTCGACGGGCTCTGGCGCTACGAGGAGCTCCTTCCCGTGCCCCGCACGGCAGCGGTGACGATGGACGAAGGCACGACACCGCTCGTCGACTGTCCCGAGCTCGCCGACGAACTCGGCGTCGCACGACTGCTGATCAAGGACGAGGGTCGCAACCCGACGGGGAGTCGCACCGATCGCGGCCACGCGCTCGCGGTGTCGGCCGCCCGCGAACACAGCGCGAGCGACGTCGCGCTCGCCACGACGGGCGACGCTGGCCAGTCGGCGGCCGCCTATGCCGCCCGCGCCGGACTGGACTCCCACGCGTTCGTCCCCACCCGCGCGAACTTCGGCAACAAGGCAATGATCAACGTCCACGGCGGCGATATGAACGTCGTCGAGGGACGATACGACGACGCCGCAGCGGCCTGCGCGGGCGCACTGGACGACGAGGACTGGTACGCGACGAACCCCTTCGAGACACCCTATCGCCACGAAGGCGCGAAGACGATGTTCTACGAGATCGTCGAACAGCTCGATTGGGAGGTGCCCGACGGCATCGTCCAGCCCACCGGCAGCGGTGTCGGGCTCGTCGGTCTCCACAAGGGTGCGACGGAGTTCGCGGCACTCGGCCTCACCGACGACCTCCCCGGGCTGTACGCCGCCCAGGCGAGCGGCTGTGCGCCGATCGTCGAAGCCTGGGAGGCGGACGACGACAGTCACGAGCCCTGGGAGGTGCCCGACACGATCTGCGGCGGCATCGAGATCGCCGACCCCCACGGGAGCCCGCTCGTCCTGGACGCCCTTGACGACGCCGACGGGGGTGCTGTCGCCACCGACGACGAATCGATCCTCGACAGCGCGATCACGGTGGCCCAGCACACCGGCATCGAGATGGGCGCGAGCAGTGCGGCGGCAGCCAGCGGCGCGTGGGAACTCGCCGAGCAGGACGTGTTCGGGGCCGACGACACGGTCGTGCTCGTAAACGGCGCGAGCGCGAACAAGGAAGCCGACATCCTCCGCAGCCACCTGATGGGCAAGGGGATCTAGAACCCACCTTTTTACTGCGGAGGGTCGCGCTCGCTCACTTCGTTCGCTCGCTTGACCCCCGCTTGCAAAAATCTGGACCAAAAACTCCCGCTCACTCGGCCTTCGGCCTCGTTCACGGTGAACCGCGCTCACTGCGTTCGCGCGGACACGACCGCCCTCCGCACAACACCGCAGAAGCCCTCGGCGCGCTCCCTTCGGTCGCGGTGTTCGTGGTTCGAGAGAGCTTTGCTCTCTCGTCATCACGAAAGACGCTTCGCGTCTTTCGAACGACTTCGCTCACACCACGCGCCTCGCCCTTCATCCGCCAGGACCGCACCGCACCCGCCACCGCACAGCAACCGCCGGCGCGGCGGCCACCAGGCCATCCGACCGACTTTTCACGGCTCCACCCCTCTCATCGTTCGAATGTCCGTTCTCGGGACGGTGACGACGGTGCTCGCGGGGATGGTCTTCGGGCTGGCCATCGCCGCGCCACCGGGACCGATGAACGCGGTCATCGCCGAGGAGAGCGTTCTCAGAGGATGGCTCTCGGGCGTCTGGGCCGGTCTCGGTGCGATGGCTGCCGACGCCTGCTTCTTCGTGCTCGCGCTGGTCGGCGTGGTCGCGATCGTCGAGCGCGTCCCGGCGATCCGTGGCGCGGCCTTCGCGATCGGCGGCCTGTTGATGCTCTATTTCGCCTACGATGCGACTCGCGGCGCGAACGACGACCACGCGGCGGCCACCGGCGAGCGCCGCGGGTTCGCCAAGGCGTTCGCTCTCGCCATCACGAACCCCTATCAGGTGGTGTTCTGGCTCACCATCGGCGTCGGCATGCTCGAACCCGGGCGGATCGACGTACTCGAACCGCTATCGAGCGAGCTCGCCGGAACGCTGGTCGTCGCGACGGGCAGTCCGGCACTGCTCGTCGGCTTCTTCGCCGGTATCGCCGCGTGGGTCGTGGGTTTTCCGACGACGCTGGTCGCGGCCGAACGCCGCCTTACTGGTGTCGGCTCAACTGTGGCCTACGCGAGCGCGCTCGTGCTCGCGGGGTTCGGCGTGGCCTTCCTTGGCGAGGCGCTCGCGCTGCTCGGCTCAGTCGTCTGAATCGAGTCCGACGCCGGCGATCTCGTCGTCGAGCCACTCGCGCAGCCACTTCACGCGCTTGAGACGCTGGTGGATGAGGCTCTCGGCGCGATCGCTCCGGATGCGCTCTTCGGCGTCACGCCCGCGTTCGAGCACGCGCCCGACCATCTCGGCGGCGTCCATGTGCGTGCGCGACTCGTACCCCATCCGCAGGAGAAGCAACACCGCGCCGTTCGCGCCGATCTTGTCGAGCAGATCCGCCTCAATGAGACAGCGCGTCTCCAGTGGGAGCTCGTCGAGCGGCCCCTGATAGGAATGCTCGCTCACGGCCGTACAGACCTCGTCGACGAACGACTCGGGATAGTCGCCGTGGGAGTCGAGGAACTCGCGGGCGACGTGTGCACCCGCCTCGGCGTGGAGGTCCTGTTCGGCCTCCAGTTTGGAGACGTCGTGGAAGAGCGCCGCGACGCGGACGACGTCGACGTTCGCACCCTCGCTCGCGGCGATGTCGGCGGCGATCTCGACGACGTTCAAGATGTGGTTGAACCGATAGCTCGCCGAGTGCCAGGGATACCAGCGCATGCGCCCGCCCGTCCCCTCGTTTTCGATGCTCGCTTCGAGATAGCCGGAGACGAACCGCTTCATCTCCGCGAACTCGGCGGTCGAAACCGGCGATTCCCTCACCTCGACGCCCAATCCGACTCCCTCCTGATCTTTCGTGTTCCGTTCATGTTATCCGACTAGACGTATGTTCGACCCTTTAGCGTTACGACCCCATGACTGTGATCACCATACCGGCGAGGAGTGTTGCCAGTGACACAGGGGTTTATCCCATCGAGTGCCGAACCGGTGGTATGGAACTGCGCGAAGCAACGGCCGACGACGATGCGGCGATCCGTGAGATCGCCCGCCGGTCGATGGAACAGTCGTACTCGCTCAGCCCGCGCACGATCGACGGCGCGATTTCCCAGTGGTACGACGAGCAAGCGATCGCGACGAAACTCGACGAGGACGATACGCTCCTGATGGTTGCCGAGGACGAGGGCGAACTACGTGGGTTCACCGAGAGCGACCTCGTCAACGAGGGCGGCAACGGCGACCTGCTCTGGCTCCACGTCGATCCCGACTATCGGGGGCAGGGGATCGCCAGCGACCTGTTCGAACACACCCGCGAGGCGCTCTTCGAGATGGGTGCCGCACAGCTGCGCGCGAAGGTACTCGAGGACAACACCGAGGGCAACGAGTTCTACGCGGCGTTCGACTTCGAGCAGGTCGGCACCGACACCGTCGAGATCGACGACAGCGACTACGTCGAGAACATCTATCTCCACGCCGACGACGTCGACGTCCAGCCGACGCTTGAAACCACGGACTCCATGCGCGAGCTCGACGACGGCCTGTACGTCAACGAAAAGCAAGTCGAACGCGGCTCGAAAGGTCCCTTCCTCACCGCCTACACCGACCCCGATTTCGACGAGGAGCACAAGTACGGCTACTACTGCGCGAACTGCGAGACCCTCGACAACGCGATGGACACGATGGGTCGCGTGAAGTGCAACGAGTGTGGCAACCTCCGGAAGGCGACGCGCTGGGACGCCACCCACGGGTAGTGGGACGCAACGCCCGGTGAGGGAGCGGGAACCACCTCAGACCGAGTCGGGTCTCGTGTGGACGGTGAGATCGACGGGCCGGCGCTCGCCCTCGAGATCTTCGACGATGCGTTCGACGATCCGTTCGGCCTCGTTCTCGATGAGCGGTTTGACCTTCTCGACGACCCACGACAGCGAGACGAGGCTCGGCAGGTCGAACTGGCTCGAATCGACCGAGTCGGCGTCGAACGCGACGTGAAATCGTACTCGCGAGGCGTGCTCGCGGTCGTCCGGCGGGTCGATCTCCTCGACCGCCCAGTAACCGTGTGCGTGAATGTCCTTGACGATCTTCCAATCGATCCGGTTGGGCGGGTCGACGTCCGTGACCTCCGAGCGTGCCGTGTAGGTGAGTTTCCACCAGGCGAACTGGAGATCGTAGGTCGTTCCCGGCGAGCCGTCGCCGTGACCCTCGACGTCCTCCAGATATTCGGAGTAGTCGGCGTAACGGGGGAAATCGATCAGGAACTCGTAGACGTCCGCCGGCGGGAGATAGACCTCGGTGCTGACTTCGATACTGTCCACGACCGCTACTGGTGTGGCAACCGCCTAATACTGTCGGACGGAATCGGCAGCGTTCACTCTGCAAACAGCCTCGCGTTGGCATCGGCTGGCCGCCACCGATCGGCACGGATTGCCGTTCGAGGATATGCCGACGAGGAGTGTGGTCGATTGGCCGACTGATACCGTGAAATAAATGACCCCACGGTCGGAAGCGATGTGAACGAGAGATGATGCCACGTGGATCGCGGATGGTCGGGGCGAGAGCAGCCGTGCTCGTTGGAATCGTCGTCGTGCTGGTCGCGGCCACGGCCGGCACGGTGAGCGCACAGCAGGCCGGCAACACCACGACGGTCGATTCCTGTCGGACGATCAACTCTTCCGGAGAGTACACGCTGACCGGAACCGTCACCGGCGATCTCGACGATCCCAATGCGGCCTGTATCGAGATCACCGCGGGCAACGTCACCCTCGACGGACAGGGCCACACGGTCGCCGGCACCGGTGCGGGTCACGGTGTCGAGATCGACGGCAGTCGGGGGCCGGTCACGAACGTCACCGTCGAGAACCTCCAGGCGCACAACTGGTCGATCGGCGTCTTCGCGCTCGAAACCGACAACGGGACGATCCGCCGGACGATCACCCAGAACAGCACCGAAGGGATCGCCCTCGGCGCGTCGAGCAACTACACGCTCGCGAACAACACCGCCACCGGCAGCGCCATCGCGATCGCGCTCGGCGGGCAGAGCCAGAACAACACGCTGCGCAGGATGACGGCCGTCGAGAACCGGTGGGGGATCCACTTCGAGCGCGAGAGCGCGAACAACACGGTCGTCGACAGCGTCGCCCGGAACAACAGCCGGTGGGACTACTACTCCGAGCGCAACGACAACGAGAACATCGTCAGAAACCTCGATCTCGCGACGGGGACGTTCTCCTTTTCCGAACGGAACGTCGCACTGGGGGCCGTGACCTCGCCGCCGCCGCTCCCGCGCGGGGCGGGCAACCTCGACAGCTACGTCGAAGCGACCGGCACCCGGGGTGGCCAGGCGGCGATCTCACTGACGATGAGCTACGGCAACGCCAACAACCCGGTCGCGCTGTGGCGACACGACGGCCAACACTGGTCGCGCGTCGCCGACTCGCAGACCAACGGCGCGTCGAGTACGGTCTCGGCGAACATCAGCGAGTTCGGCACGTTCGCCGCCCTGTCGGACGCGGGGGCGAACGCCGGCGGGCCGGTGACGGTCTCGGCCGACCAGGGACCCGCCGTCCAGCGAAACCTGTCGACGCCGACGGCGACCGCGAGCCCGACGGCGACGCCGGCACCGACACCGACGACCAGCCCCGCATCCGCGGCCACGGAGCAAGCACCGTCGGCGGCGAACGCGACGCCAACGGCCGCACAGGGAGAGAGCGAGGCGACCGAGAGCTCCGGCACCGGCATCATCAGAACGGTGTTCGTGATCGCTGGCGTGATCGGACTGATCGTCCTCGGTATCGTGGCACTGCGCGGGCGCGACGACCGAGGGCCGGGGTTTAACCGCTAAGCCGATCAACGGGCGGCAATGCTTGACGGGGTACGCGTCGCACTCGGCGTCACGGGGTCGATCGCGGCGGTCAAGACCATCGAACTCGCCCACGAACTCCGGCGGCGCGGCGCGCGCGTTCGCGGCGTGATGACCGACAGCGCGCAGGGGATCATCCATCCGTGGGCGCTCGAATTCGCCACCGAGAACCCGGTCGTGACCGAACTCACGGGCCGGGTCGAACACGTCGAACTCTGCGGACGCGACGGCTGGGCCGACGTATTACTGATCGCACCCGCGACGGCGAACACCGTCGGGAAGATCGCAGCGGCCATCGACGACACGCCGGTGACGACGACCGCGACGACCGCGCTCGGTGCCGACGTTCCTGTGGTGGTCGCGCCGGCGATGCACGAGCCGATGTACGACCATCCCGGCGTGCTTGATGCCATCGAGCGCGTCGAGTCGTGGGGCGTCGAGTTCGTCCCACCACGCATCGAAGAGGGAAAGGCGAAGATCGCGAGTCTCGACGCCATCGCGCTCGACACGGCGCGCGCGACGGGCGCACACGACCTCGCTGGCGAGCGGATCGTCGTGACCAGCGGGGCCACGAGCGAGGCGATCGATCCGGTGCGCGTGCTCACGAACCGCTCGTCGGGCAAGACCGGGCGGGCGGTCGCGCGGGCGTGCTACGCGCGCGGTGCGGACGTGACACTCGTTCACGACGGACCGGACGTTCCCTATGCCGACGTCGAACGCACCGAGAGCGCCGCGGAGATGCTCGCCGCAGTGGAGGGAGCGGTCGCGGACGCCGACGCGTTCGTCTCGGCGGCGGCGATCGGCGACTACACCGTCGAGGCGAGTGACGAGAAGATTCGTTCGGGTCAGGAACTCTCGCTCGCGCTCGAACCCACGCCGAAGGTCCTCGATGCGGCTCGTGACGCCCGGCCCGACCTCCCAATCGTCGGGTTCAAGACCGAGACGAGCGGCGTCGACGAGGAGATGATCCGGGCCGCCCGGGAGACGCTCTCGCGTGCGGAACTGGCGTTCGTGGTGGCTAACGACGCGAGCGTGATGGGCGAGAGCGAGACCCGCGCGCTCGTGGTGCGAGAGACGGACGTCGAGAGCTACGAAGGCGACAAGGCGGGGCTCGGCGCGCGCGTCGCCGAGGAGTTGGCGGGCGAGTTGGCAGAACCCTCGTCGACGTAGACCACCATACTGCTGATCGTACAGCCGCTGTCGAAGAGGAATCGCTGGACCTCGTGGCGCTCGTAGCCGTCCAGATACTGCTCGATATCGGCGGCGTTGTCGTACTCTTCCGAGCAGGCCTCCGACGGGCCGAAGGCGATGACGATCGGCGGGCGATCGCCACCCTGCACCGCTCGTCGTACCGCCGCGGCGTCGTCCGTGCTGTTCGTCCGCGCCCCGTCGCCTTCGAGATACCAGGCGAACGGCAGGCGCTCGAACCAGCCGTTGCCGGCGGTCGGGGTCAGATGCGAGTCGGGGTCGGGCGCGTAGAGCTCGTCGCCGTCGAAGTCGGGATCGTCGCCGTAGTACAGGACGTCCGTGCCGTCGTTCGCCCGGGCGACCCGTTGCAGCTCGTCGAGCAGTGGCTTCATCTCGCTCGACGACTGGGCGTACTGGACGAGCTCGTTGTCGGCGCTCTGTGGGTTCGCGTAGGAGGTGTCGTAGGCGCTCGCGGCGACCTGGCCGGCAGCCACGACCAGTACGAGCGCGGCCGCGACGGCGACGATCGCGTCGCGATCGACCTGTGAGTGAGCGAGCGAGGCACGGAGCCGCGAGAGGCCAATCTGGGCGACCAGCGCCAGCCCGACCGCCGCCGGCACCGTGAGCGGGACGATGACGTGGATGACCTCCCACGGGAACGGGTTGTCGACGATCACCGGATAGCCGAGCGCGCTCGCCGCGCCCCAGAAGAAGGTGAACGCGACGACGTCGCGCGGGTGCTCGCCGGTGTAGCGGTCGACGAGGAAGCCCACGACCGAGAAACCGAGCAAGATGGGCGCGCCCGCGCCGAGCACCGACCAGAGCGCACTCGCGGTGTCGAGATAGGCATCGCCGCTGCCGCTGCCCCACTGTTCGACGAAGGCGTGCCACGAGCCGACCAGTGCCTCCTCGATCAGCGCCGGCAGCAGCGTCGGATCGGCGATCGTCGCGCCCAGCGTCGGCTCCGCACCCGCGGCCTGGCCGCGCGGTGCGTAGAAGAACACGACGATCCCGACGAACAGCACGACTCCGAGCACGAGATGGAGCCACCAGCGCCCAAGCCCGGCACGGACCCGTCGAGTGGCGTTCCGGAGCGCCTGTGCGGGGCTGTGGGTGCGCATCAACAGCCGACGATCGGCGAGCAGGGCGAGCGCCCCGAGCCACGTGACGGGGTAGACGAGCGCGTTCTCCTTGGTTGTAAAGGCGAGCGCGAAGAAGGCGACCCCGAGATAGAGATGGAGGGGGCGGTCGCGGTCGTACGCACGGACGAGGAAGCCGAACGCGACGAGCATGAACCCCGCGAGCAGCAGGTCGTTGCGGTAGAACCGCGAGTAGTAGAGGAGGACGGGGTTGGCGGCGAGGACGAGCGCGAGGACGAGCGTCTCGGAATCACGCAACCGATCGCCGAACAGGAGCGCCACGAGCGGGAGCAGCCCGCCGACGACGGCGACGACGAGCCGCATCGAGAAGTCGGAGGCCCCGAGCAGCGCGAATACATGACTGTCCACGAGCGTGAGGAACGGCCCGTGGACGATCGGGCGATACCAGTAGACGCCCGTCTCCATGTAGCGGTAGGCCCAGTAGGCGACGCGCGCCTCGTCCTGGTGGGCGACGCGCGCGCCGAGACCGACCAGTCGCACGGCGAGCGCGAGCACGGCGATGGCGACGACGAGCGCTCGGACACGGCTGCGGCGACTCGACCAGTCCATCACTCGTCGCTCTCGTCGGGTGATTCCGGTCGCGACTCGCCCGTGTCGGGCCAGACGGCGTCGCCGGCGAACTCGATGCCCATGCGTTCGGCGGCCTGCGAGATGACGTGTGCACCCGTCGGCACGGTCATGAACAGGAAGACGATGCCGACCAGGGAGGTGAGGCCCGCGCCGCCGGGCGCGCTCGGCGCGAAGTAGATCGTCCCGGCGAGAAAGAGCGAGGTCGCTCCGAGGGTGGTGGCCTTGCTCGTCGCGTGCATCCGGTTGTAGACGTCGGGTAGTCGGATGAGACCGATCGTCCCGACGAGCAGGAAGAACGTTCCGATGGCGATGAACAGCGTGACGAGCGCGGCGTGGATCGTATTCATTCGATGATGTCCCCCTCGGAGACGTAGCGCGCGACGGCGATCGTGCTGATGAAGCCGATGATGGCGAGCACGAGGCTCACGTCGATGAAGAAGCCGTCGTCGGTCTGCAGCGCGAACAGGATGGCGATGGCGACGACGTTCGTCGCGATCGTGTCGAGGCCCACCACCCGATCGGGCGTCGTCGGGCCGAAGATGACGCGATAGCCGGCCAGCAGCGTGACGCCGCTGGCGACGACCAGCCCGACGGTGATGGCGAGACTGAGGAAGCCGGGGAGTTCAGTCGCCACCGACATCACCCCGTGGGGCCGCCGGTGGCGCGTCCTCTGGACTGGCGTCCTCGTCGAAGATGACGAGCGCGTAGTCCTCCCATGTACGGATGGGATCGACGAGGCTCGCCTCGTCGCGACCGGTGATGCCGTGGACGTAGAGCGTGTTCGAGTCGGCGTCGTAGTCCATCGTCAGTGTTCCCGGCGTGAGCGTGATCGAGTTGGCGATCGTCGTGATCGCGGGATCGCTCTCGACGCGCAGCGGCACCGCGACGACGTCGGGTTCGATCGGCAGCGACGGCGAGAGCACGCGGTAGACGACGTCCAGGTTCGCCACGACGAGCTCTTTGACGAAGACCGCCAGATAGGCGACCGTCGCCGGCAGCGCCCGGACGACGCGCCCGAGCGCGATCTCGTCGGCGTAGAACCGCCGGAAGGCGTACGCGAGTGGGATGCCGACGGCCAGGCCGATGAGCAGCTCCTCGGCGACCCGCTCGGGCGTGAGCGCGACGCCGCGGACGAACAGCCAGACCGCCGCGAACACCACGCCGATCGCCGGCCAGCGTCTCATTGGAGACCCTCCAGAACGGCGTCGACGTATGCTTGCCTATCGAGCGCGATGTCGGCGGCGGCCTCGGCCGCGCGCAACACGGGATCGAAGCCGACGCCGACGAGGAGCAGGAGTCCGGCGAGGCCGACGACGATCACCACGAGCGACGGTGCATAGGTCGCCGTCCGCACGCCCTCGGATTCGGTGCCCCAGAACCCACGATTCCACGCCCGCGAGAAGTACGCGATCGTGAGGATCGCGCCGATCAGCGAGAGCCCGAGCGCGACCGCCCCGCCCCGGCCACCCAGCGCGCCGGCGTGTGCGGTCGTTCTGAAGACGAGTAATTTGCCGAAGAAACCCGACAGCGGCGGGATGCCGATCAGCGAGACCGCTCCCAGGAAGAAGCCGATCGAGAGCACCGGCGTCCGTTTAGCGAGCCCGCCGATGCGCTCGAAACGGACCGAGCCGACGGCCTCCTTGACCGTGCCGCTCGCGAGGAACAGCATCGATTTCGTGAGACCGTGGTTGAGCGCGTAGACGAGCGCGGCCGCGATCGCGAGCGCCCGCACCTCGGGAACCGTGGCCGCGACCGCGAGCGGGAGGATCACGAAGCCGATCTGGCCGATCGACGAGTAGGCGAGCACGCCGTCGAGCCCGTCGCGGCTCACCGCGCCGATCCCCCCGAGGAGGATGCTGCCGGCGGCCATGACGAACAGGATCGGGCCGAAAAACGAGAGGAAGTCGTTGCCGACGAACCCCGGCAGCCCGAGCCCTGCGGGGAGGGTCGCGGCGGCGAAGACGGTGAAGTAGAGCCGGATGATCGCGTAGATGCCGACCTTCTTGACGACGCCGGCGAGCATCGCCGTGACGGGTGCGGGCGCGGCGCGGTAGGCCGCCGGCACCCAGAACTGGAAGGGGACGATCCCCGCCTTGAGCGCGAACACACAGAACAGCAGGACTGTCAGGCCCAATACCGGCACCGGATCGACGCCGAACTGCGCGGGGTTGGCGAGTCGGCGGGCCATGTCGGCCATGTTGAGCGTGCCGACCGTGGCGTAGAGCCCGCCGATGGCCAGCAGCATGAGTGCGCTCCCGAGCAGGTTGAGCACGGTGTAGGTCAGCGCCGCGCGCGTGTGTTCGGGCCCTGAGTAGAAGGCGACGAGCACGTAGCTCGACAGGAGCATCACCTCGAACCAGACGAAGAGGTTGAAGATGTCGCCCGTGAGGAACGACCCGGTGATGCCGACGACCATCAGGTGATAGAGCGTGTGGTAGGAGATCCGCTGGGCGAACCCACTCATGAACCGCACCGAGAAGGCGACCGACGCGAGCGAGACGATCGCCGTCAGCCCGAGCATGAACAGTGAGAGCGCGTCGGCGACGAGCGTGATGCCGAACGGCGAGGGCCACGCCGAGAGCTGGTAGACCAGGATCGACTCGTCGACGACCCGCCCGGCGAGCAGTGCCACCGCGCCGAGATAGGCGAGCGCGCCGAGGACACTCGCCGCCCGCTGGGCGCGGGGGAATCGTCGCAGCGGCAGGGTAGCGATCGCCGTGAGGAGGGCGATCAGCAGCGGCGCGATGACGATCTGGGCGGCCATCAGTGCTCGCCTCCCGTCTCGCCGAGTTCACGCAGATCGATCGTGCCGTGTTCCTCGTGGATGCGGTAGGTGAGCACGAGCGCGAAGGCGGTCGTCCCGAAGCTGATGACGATCGCCGTCAGGACGAGCGCCTGCACCAGCGGATCGGTGATCGTCGCGGGGTTATCGGGCGGGCCGTGACCGAGAATCGGCACGCTCCCGGCAAGCCCCCCCATCGTGACGAGATAGACGTTCGCGGCCTGGGAGATGATCGTCACCCCCCAGACGACGCGGACGATATCTCTGCGGAGCACCAGGAAGGTCCCGAACGCGAACAGCAGGCCGAGCACGCCGGCGAGGACGAACTGCGTCATTCGTCGCCCACCACCGTGAGGATCGTCAGGAGTCCGCCGACGACGACGAGATAGACCCCGAGATCGAAGACGAACGCGCTCGCGAGTTCGAGATCGTCGAAGATCGGCAGGTCGTGGAGGAAGACGACGGCCTGCGAGAGGAACGGCTGGCCCAGCAGGATGGCGACGACGCCACCGCCGGCGGCGATCGCGAGACCGACGGCGAACACGTTGAGGAAGTCGGCGACGATCGCCGGGCCGCCCTCGACGTCGTCGCCGGTGCGCCCGAGCAGGTCCTCCTGGAGGTAGTCGAGCCCGTTGACGATGTAGACGAGCGCGAACGCCGCCACGGTGAGCACGCCCGCGATGAACCCACCGCCGGGGAGGTTGTGGCCCTGGAAGAGCAGCGCGAGCGCCGTCAGCAGGATGAGCGGGAAGACGA belongs to Halococcus qingdaonensis and includes:
- a CDS encoding Na+/H+ antiporter subunit E, yielding MRRWPAIGVVFAAVWLFVRGVALTPERVAEELLIGLAVGIPLAYAFRRFYADEIALGRVVRALPATVAYLAVFVKELVVANLDVVYRVLSPSLPIEPDVVAVPLRVESDPAITTIANSITLTPGTLTMDYDADSNTLYVHGITGRDEASLVDPIRTWEDYALVIFDEDASPEDAPPAAPRGDVGGD
- a CDS encoding complex I subunit 5 family protein, translated to MAAQIVIAPLLIALLTAIATLPLRRFPRAQRAASVLGALAYLGAVALLAGRVVDESILVYQLSAWPSPFGITLVADALSLFMLGLTAIVSLASVAFSVRFMSGFAQRISYHTLYHLMVVGITGSFLTGDIFNLFVWFEVMLLSSYVLVAFYSGPEHTRAALTYTVLNLLGSALMLLAIGGLYATVGTLNMADMARRLANPAQFGVDPVPVLGLTVLLFCVFALKAGIVPFQFWVPAAYRAAPAPVTAMLAGVVKKVGIYAIIRLYFTVFAAATLPAGLGLPGFVGNDFLSFFGPILFVMAAGSILLGGIGAVSRDGLDGVLAYSSIGQIGFVILPLAVAATVPEVRALAIAAALVYALNHGLTKSMLFLASGTVKEAVGSVRFERIGGLAKRTPVLSIGFFLGAVSLIGIPPLSGFFGKLLVFRTTAHAGALGGRGGAVALGLSLIGAILTIAYFSRAWNRGFWGTESEGVRTATYAPSLVVIVVGLAGLLLLVGVGFDPVLRAAEAAADIALDRQAYVDAVLEGLQ
- a CDS encoding sodium:proton antiporter; this translates as MTQFVLAGVLGLLFAFGTFLVLRRDIVRVVWGVTIISQAANVYLVTMGGLAGSVPILGHGPPDNPATITDPLVQALVLTAIVISFGTTAFALVLTYRIHEEHGTIDLRELGETGGEH
- a CDS encoding MnhB domain-containing protein produces the protein MSVITRTVTRVVFPLILLTALALLFQGHNLPGGGFIAGVLTVAAFALVYIVNGLDYLQEDLLGRTGDDVEGGPAIVADFLNVFAVGLAIAAGGGVVAILLGQPFLSQAVVFLHDLPIFDDLELASAFVFDLGVYLVVVGGLLTILTVVGDE